CCTTCTTTCTCAGGCTCTAGTCCTCTCCCTGAACTCTTCCTTCTTCTAGGCACCCTTCCTTTACACCATGACCCTCATTTTCTGGTCCTGATTCTCTCCCAACTCCTACCTTTTTATCTCTAGCCTCCTGTCTCCCCTTACCTCTCTTGCTCCCTGACTCCTGCTCTTGTACCCACTCTTGGCTCCTGAACCCTTTCCCATCATACCACTCCTCCCTACTTTCACTGGTCACTAGAGCCAGAGGGAAACTTACAGAGCACTGGCCCAAACCCTCACTTCAGAGATGAGGGAACTGCAGTGCGGGGAAGGCAAGTGACTTGACAGAGACCACAGAGCAGCCAGTGCTTCCCCCACTACCCTCCCCTGCCaacccctgcccagccctgccctgcccgccTCTCTCAGGGCCTCTCACCATGAGGATGCACTCCCAGGCCATCCACCGGATGGGCAGCACTGCCCGGCCCTGCACGCGATAATAGTCCCCAGCATAGAGGTTCCGGCTCATGCCGAAGTCAGCAATTTTGATAGTGAAATTTTCCCCAACCAGGCAGTTCCTTGTGGCCAGGTCCCGATGCACAAAGTTGAGTGTGGCCAGATAGCGCATGCCCGAGGCAATCTGAGCCACCACATGTAGCAGCATGGGgtagctgaggacagagccaATGAGAGAGCGTCTCTGGAGGCAGTCCCAGACTCATACCCACCTCACAGATtcctgggagaggaagggggggcCCACTCCCTGGGACTGGCTTGTGTCTACTGCTGGTGCAGAGATGGAATGCCCACGCAGAGGCCAGGGATAGGTGCCCACACAATGCTTGTTTGGCTCATCTGACCCAGGAAGCTGCTGCTCTGTTGTCTGGACTCAGGCATTGAGGGTAagcaagagcagagggagattCCTGACAGAGTCCAAGTCCCTTCAGCAACCCCCTATAGTAACTTCTTGCTTCTGAGTTCCCAGATGAACAAGGCCATGTATTCCTCACCCCAGTCCCCACCCCCCTGAACCTCACTACCTGCCCCCACATCCCATGCTGGATCCAGGTTGGTGCAAGGGGAGAGGAGAGCCCTCCCCGGGGAGCTCTCAGAAAAGGGCCAGCCTGGGTAAGTGGGTACCTGATGGTGGGCCCTGGGGCAGCCTCCCCGTCTCTCGGGGCCCCCTCGGCCACCTTGTCCTCTAACTGGTGGGCACTGAGGAACTGGTTAAGGTCACCATTCTCCATGTAATCGGTAATCATGCAGAGGGGGTCGTCCTGCACACACACGCCCAGGAGCCGGATGATGTTTGGGTCCTTTAGCCTCGACATGATCTTCACTTCCTTCAGGAAATCATTCCTAGAAAAGCGGGGAGGTGGCAGGGACGCTGAGGGGCTGGTCTGTCCTTTCTCTCCTGCTCATGCAGACCAGCACCCTAACCCCAGCAGACAAGCTGACTCACTAGTGACACTGAGACTTGGACTGACATCAGCCTGAGATGCAAACTTCCTTCCCCAGCCACTCCCCCTGTTGGTCTCTACCATATTCCCCATTCTTCATGGCCTCCTTTCCCTATCACCAGACACCATCCCTGGTCCTCACCTGGCATTCTTGGTGGCATCTGGCCGTAGGATCTTGACAGCTACCAGCAAAGGGTGTCCCTTGCACACATTAAGGGGGATATCAAGACTGACCAGATCTTGAGGGTTTTCTACCTCACACAGGTGCACCTGGGGAAAGATGCTCATTTGTTAGAAAGTCACATGATTCACTGAAGTCACAGGGTCAACTGGGATAACACAGTCACAGATGACAATGGGGGTATATGGGCATGACATCAGAGCTCCAGACAGTCAAGACACTGCTGATAGCTGGGCAGGGATCCTCCTTACCTCCCCAAATTGGCCCTCGCCAAGCTTCTCCTTGAAGCGGAGCCGAGACCGAGGAAAATCCACTCTGGGAGGCCCATCCCCAGCAGCCCCTGGGGGCAGCGCGGGCACAGCATAGGTGTTGCCCCCGGTGACGCCCTGCAGGGTGACAATGTCAGCCTCGGCATAATGGGGGACGCTGttctggggaggtgggggcagaagcGGGGCTCCTGGCTTCTCAGGCTCCATATAGTCCCCACTGCAggctggaggggtgaggggaaaGAAGACAAGACGAAGCATCAGGAGCAGCCCTTGAGAGCCATGGTTCTCCACACCCCAGCCTCCCTTGTCTCCCAGCTGGGTGAGAGACTGGGTCTATGATCCATCTTCTTGGTATTCTACCCACCAACCTCAAACCAGAGAAGATGCTGGCATGAGATGAGAGTGAACTGTTCCAGAGTTTAAGGCAATGGAAACAGTTGAACAAAGAATGACATCGTCTATTCTCTAGGAATCCCAGTACAGCCCAAGAGACCATGACAGAAGTCTTGACTCAAAGAGGAATTCCTCTATCCACCATCAGAAGAAGGATGGTGCCAGTCATCTGGTTACCCCCCACCTTCTAAGTCCTTGTCCCACTCACCGCCAGCCCCTCCTGTTCACTTAGCTGTTCTACCTACCTGCACCTCCCCTCACATACTTTCAGCCTTGGCTCCTCCCTGCCATGGTTACCCAAACCCTCCCTGACCCAATACTCCAAGCTCAAAGACAAGCAGAGACAGGGGCACACagaaagggggagaggggaacagTTCCTCACGGCCAGGACAACAAGGAATCTACagacagaggagaggaagcagagctGTCCTCTTagccctggggaaggagcaaCAATGAGAGAAGGCAACACcaaggagaggaggagcagacagTAAGGGCAGGGTATGAGCCTTCATCTCTGGGACTGCAGAGAGAGTATACAGGGGGGAGAGGGCAAGCACCCAGGGTGAGAGGCCCTCCTCCTTGCAGCTCTagagagaggaaacaaaggaGGAGTTATAAGAGAACCTGGGGTCAGTATAGCAACCTCCTCTCTGGCTCTAGAGAGCAGAATAGATGGGTTGGAAGAGGAGGAATAAGACAGAGCTGAGAACCAGTGAGCTTTCTGCTCCTGTGCTCAAGGGAAAGGCTTTAAGAAGGAACAAGCAGAGCAGAGGAGAGCTAAGGGCATTAGAGCTTCCTCCTTGGGAGCTCAGGAGAGCAAAAGAGGCcacagcagggagaggagggaatgcaAGGTATGAGGACTTTTCCCTGCCCCTGTAAAGGTATGGGGAGCCTGGAGGAGCCCAGAGGCAGAGGGGCTTACCCTGGGTGTTGGTGGGTTTGGCCCAGGCGGGTGTGGGGGGGCCGGGGCCCCGAGGGGGACGGGCGTAAGTGGCCAGAAGGAGGCGGTAGGCTGGATTGGAGAGCAGCAACGCTGTCGGGAGAAGGAGGGGGGGAGACACAGGGAAGGGATGAGACTCAAGGCTAGACAGACAAGGAGACCTGGAATAGGGCAAGACCAGGGCTGATGGGAATGAATGTACTGAGAGACAGGGACAGGATAAAACAAGGATCTGGAGAGTGCTGGATTGCTGGATGAATAACGAGTGAACAgacggacagatggatgggtagatggatggatgataaaTGAatggttgaatggatgaatggatagatagagaaataaatggataaatatacaTGGATGGCTGGATGAATGACAGGTGAATGGTTGGatggtggatgaatgaatggggaGATGAACAAATGGATGTTTGAATATATTTGGATGgatgatggacagatggatgatgCATCCAGCAATTGgatggtagatggatggatgtacagatgaatgaatgggtgaacagATGTGTGAACATGGATGAATAGTGGATTGGTAGACGGACAGAGGACAGATGGGTGGTAAAACGGATGGACGGAGAGATGGAAGACtggatggatggctggatggatggatgacagaTGGGTGAATAGATGTATGAATATTTATGGATGGATGCATAATGGATAAATGGTCAGATGGTGGACAGAGGAATGAATGGACAGGGGGATgaacatacacataaatacagaTAGAAGGATggataatggatggatggacggatggaatGAACATGGCAAGtctaagagaaaggagagaggctaGAAGATACAATGAGAGGGCAcaacaaagaagagagaaatgtgtATGGGACACAAACAAAACGAGACCACTAAGGATTAGGGGTAATACATGGGAAATTCTTGAGAAAAATTGTAAGGTAAGGACATGGGAGTGATACAGTGTGGTGACCAGggcacagaaataaagaaaatgagttgaaattggaaagacagaaaaagaagggaatggaaacagagaagaaaggggatacaataagaaaataagcagAGGACGGAGGTAGGACTAGAACAAGGCAGGTCTTACCAGAGCTGTTGGGAACACTGGGAGCAGAATGGGGTGGATTCCCACGAGGGCGGGGTTCCTGGTAAGGGGGTGGCTCAAGAGGGCCTGGGCGGTTGTTGATGAGGATGGTGTCCCCAGGGACAGACAGATGAACTGTCAGCTCCTCTTCTAAAACCCGGCGCTCAGCCTTATTGCAGGAATGGGAATGTTAACTGCACGTGATTCCAGCTCATTTAATGACAagctccccttctccccttcagTCCTCACAACAGTCGCATAGTGGTACCTACTATTAGTTCTATTTCACATAGTGGTATCACTATTAACTCTCTTTCTAAAGGAACAAAGGTTCAAGAGCATGTAGGTCAGTCCCCTGACGTCCCATAATAGGATTCTAACCCAAATCTGACCAGATAATTATAGAACCATCAACCTTCATGCATATCAGCCCCACAAAACTCTCACCAGGAAGACAGGGGCTTGGAGTATGCCTGGCTTCTACCTCTAGCTCCTCTCTGCCCTTCTAGCTCCACTCTCCCCCTTTCCCATCTGGCTCCTACCCCAAGAGGTTGACTAGTGTGGACTTTATCAACTGGCTCAGTTTGGGTTGGCTGGAGAGGAGTTTGTTGGGCAGGCGGGAAGTAAGGTCAGGGTGATTagtctcccagcccctccctgagAAGTGGACTCAGGCTAGCTGTATCCTTGAAGCAAAGTCCACCGCCTGTCTCAAGGAGCCTTTCCCCAGACTCACTCCTTCAGGTTCTGGTAACTTCCCTCCTCTCATCTTGCATGGCCACAGCCCATGAGTGGTGACAGTTCTGTGGGAATTTCACTACTCTTTGTGATTTCCATAAGGCCGCCCACTCCTTTGCAACCTGGCACTTTACTGAGCCCACCTCTGGTTATCTTAATTAGACTGTGTTCTGTGGTCCCCCCAGGACCCAAACTAATGCAGGCGTCCCCATACACACTGGCCTCAGCCTCCACACCCACaacctgcctgtgctctccacaTTGTAACCCCCTGCTCCCCTCaatcccctcacccctcccccacaccccacacccccaggTCCCACCCCCACACCGTTCACCTTGCTCAGGAGCCTGCGCCAGTGCAGCCGCCAGAGCATGAGGGCAATGatgagcagcagcagcaagatGATGGCCACCAGGCAGCCGATGAGAATGGCAGTTGGGCTGCCCTCCGCCTTGGCCACAGGTTGCTGGCCTCGGGGCTCTAGCTCTGTCGGAGACAGGAGAGTCAGAACCGCAGGAGGCTTCCCACCTGAGTGGGGGTGGCCCCAGTAGCAATGGCAGCACAGGACCCACTGGTTTGGGAGGAGGCCCCAGGCTGCTCACCCAGGCTGCTGAAGTTGGTGGGAGGTGGGCCAGGTGGCCACCACGGAGCCGGTGGGAAGGTGCCCCCCAGAGCTGGAGAGGAGTCATTCATAACATCTATAGAGAAGGACGAGAAGAAAGGATGGAGTCAGAGAGGGAAGACGACCCAAAGGGAAGCTGCTGGCATGAGACCTGTGGAATTCTACCACTAGGAGCAGGGGCGATACTCAGTATATGTACCCACCCATCCAAAGGAGGGGGGCTGGCTATTGCGGATGTCAAGTGTTTAACTGCTGGGTTGTGAGGAGATACAGGactcccagagagagagagagagccccaggTGGGGATCTTGGGTACCAGGCGGCCGGAGAAGAGGCTATTTCTCAACCAGCACAGAGTACTTCGTGTTTTTATAGCCAACACTATCCTACCAGCTCAGTATCAGTCATGAGGGAAGGGCTGATAAAGCCAAGATAGGGCTGGGGGGAAGGAGTAGGGAGACGTTCCAATTATTCTGGGCATCTCTGCTTGGGAAGTCTCACGAGTGGTAGATGGATCTGGTGCTGGGAGTGGATATTTTGGCATCCTGCGGATTGGCAATCCTAGAGGATGAGGACTGGGCAGAGACCAGGGCTTACCAGAGATGAAGGAGATTTCGCTGAAGAGTAACCAAGGCCCGGCAAAGAGGAAGCGGCACTGCAGAAAGCGGCCCACACGGCCGCCCAGGGGCACGGACACAGCCCGGGCTCTGGGGTCCCCCAGGCTGCCCCCTAGGGCGTGGCGTACAGGCTCCCCCTCCCAGGCCATGGCAGGGCCCCGCTTGAAGCGACATTCCACCCCACCAGGCAGGCGGGCTCCCAGGGTGTGCATGTTGTTACAGTGgacctggaggggaagggaggagggacacAGGGTTAAGGCCAGGAGAGCCCAGGTGAGCACCCCAGGAGCAACCACCCTGGTCTCCGAGGAGCTGGACGCACTTACCTGCATGGCCTGGAAAGCCCTCAGCCGGTCAAACTCAAACTCCATCTCCACATAGCCAGCTGGGAAGCTGTGGTTGCTCCACCCCACATAGTCATAGCCTGGCCAGACCCGCAGCTCCTGGCTCTTCCTAAAGTCATCCAGCCCCACCACACCATCCGCCAGCTGACCCAGACCTCCATACAGCAGCCTGGAGAGCAGGACAGCAGAGGAACCAGAGGGTGGCAGAGAAGAGAGTGGCACCCATCCATGTGCTCTGCCATCCCGGGCCTCAACCTCCCCGCtgtggctctctctctcaccccaaGAATTGCAGTGGTTGCACAGAGGCACCATCTCTGGGGGCACCATGCAGCCTAAGGTGTGTGTATTTATGGCGACAGTTTCCAACAGATATTTCTTAGCAAAGCAGTGCCTTTTACTAACTCGCACAAAGTGTCACATGAGCTAGTAGTTGCCTTGCTACCCTTCAGTCCTGATCTTGTGTCCCTAAGGCCCCACCTaacctgtccctctccccagttCTTCCATCTCACTGGCCAGACTCTTGACCCCACCCACTacatcctccctcccaccccaggctccGGCCCTGCACAGCCGGCCTCTCTTACCCTCCAACAGCATGTGTGGTGTGTCCATCGTAGGTGGAGTCGTTCAGGTGCACTGCCTCGGATAAGTACATCGTCTGCCCCACAGGGGCCGTGTAAGACAGCAGTCCGTCTGGGGCAGGGTTGCAGAGTTGATGTTAGAGGCAAGAAGCCTCTCTCCCGCTCCCTTGCATCAGTCCCTTCCTGTGTCCCTCCACAGGCCCACGGGCATGGAGGGGACAAAGCTGGCCAGCACTGCCCCCCACTCAGAGTGACAGCTTCCCAACAAGAGAAAGAGGATTCTGGAGGCCCTtctccccaggccccagcccaggAAACAAATTCTCGGGGGTCTGAATGACTCACCCTTCCAGAGGCAGCCATAGAGCTCCACCCGCAGACAGACACTCATGACCCGGTCAGCCCGGGGATAAAAGCGAACCAGCCGGGCCACCATGGGGGGTCCCAGGTCTTTCAGCACCACGCCCCCAGGGTCCTCATTACCTAAAATCACCTGTGGCCCAAGAATTAGGGTGGATGAGTGGGAAAGGCTCTGGGTTGGATCTCACTTCCCAGTAAGCCGCGGTCCCCTGGCCCAGCACACAGTAGCCACAAGGAGACTCATGAAGACTGGTGTTGAGCACCCAGGGCTTTGGGGTACAGCCAGGCTTTTCTAAAATGAGGGGCTATAGCAAAGACCTgacacgggcacctgggtggctcagttggctgccttaggctcaggtcatgatcccagggtcctaggatcgagtcccacatcgggctccctgctaggtgggaagcctgcttctccctctcccactcctcctgcttgtgttccctctctctgtgtgtgtgtctctctgtcaaataaataaa
This genomic interval from Neovison vison isolate M4711 chromosome 1, ASM_NN_V1, whole genome shotgun sequence contains the following:
- the DDR1 gene encoding epithelial discoidin domain-containing receptor 1 isoform X1, whose amino-acid sequence is MGPGALTSLPPPLLLLLLLLVATGDADMKGHFDPAKCRYALGMQDRTIPDGDISASSSWSDSTAARHSRLESSDGDGAWCPAGPVFPKEEEYLQVDLRRLHLVALVGTQGRHAGGLGKEFSPSYRLRYSRDGHRWMDWRDRWGQEVILGNEDPGGVVLKDLGPPMVARLVRFYPRADRVMSVCLRVELYGCLWKDGLLSYTAPVGQTMYLSEAVHLNDSTYDGHTTHAVGGLLYGGLGQLADGVVGLDDFRKSQELRVWPGYDYVGWSNHSFPAGYVEMEFEFDRLRAFQAMQVHCNNMHTLGARLPGGVECRFKRGPAMAWEGEPVRHALGGSLGDPRARAVSVPLGGRVGRFLQCRFLFAGPWLLFSEISFISDVMNDSSPALGGTFPPAPWWPPGPPPTNFSSLELEPRGQQPVAKAEGSPTAILIGCLVAIILLLLLIIALMLWRLHWRRLLSKAERRVLEEELTVHLSVPGDTILINNRPGPLEPPPYQEPRPRGNPPHSAPSVPNSSALLLSNPAYRLLLATYARPPRGPGPPTPAWAKPTNTQACSGDYMEPEKPGAPLLPPPPQNSVPHYAEADIVTLQGVTGGNTYAVPALPPGAAGDGPPRVDFPRSRLRFKEKLGEGQFGEVHLCEVENPQDLVSLDIPLNVCKGHPLLVAVKILRPDATKNARNDFLKEVKIMSRLKDPNIIRLLGVCVQDDPLCMITDYMENGDLNQFLSAHQLEDKVAEGAPRDGEAAPGPTISYPMLLHVVAQIASGMRYLATLNFVHRDLATRNCLVGENFTIKIADFGMSRNLYAGDYYRVQGRAVLPIRWMAWECILMGKFTTASDVWAFGVTLWEVLMLCRAQPFGQLTDEQVIENAGEFFRDQGRQVYLSRPPACPLGLYELMLRCWSREPEQRPPFSQLHRFLAEDALNTV
- the DDR1 gene encoding epithelial discoidin domain-containing receptor 1 isoform X2, with the protein product MGPGALTSLPPPLLLLLLLLVATGDADMKGHFDPAKCRYALGMQDRTIPDGDISASSSWSDSTAARHSRLESSDGDGAWCPAGPVFPKEEEYLQVDLRRLHLVALVGTQGRHAGGLGKEFSPSYRLRYSRDGHRWMDWRDRWGQEVILGNEDPGGVVLKDLGPPMVARLVRFYPRADRVMSVCLRVELYGCLWKDGLLSYTAPVGQTMYLSEAVHLNDSTYDGHTTHAVGGLLYGGLGQLADGVVGLDDFRKSQELRVWPGYDYVGWSNHSFPAGYVEMEFEFDRLRAFQAMQVHCNNMHTLGARLPGGVECRFKRGPAMAWEGEPVRHALGGSLGDPRARAVSVPLGGRVGRFLQCRFLFAGPWLLFSEISFISDVMNDSSPALGGTFPPAPWWPPGPPPTNFSSLELEPRGQQPVAKAEGSPTAILIGCLVAIILLLLLIIALMLWRLHWRRLLSKAERRVLEEELTVHLSVPGDTILINNRPGPLEPPPYQEPRPRGNPPHSAPSVPNSSACSGDYMEPEKPGAPLLPPPPQNSVPHYAEADIVTLQGVTGGNTYAVPALPPGAAGDGPPRVDFPRSRLRFKEKLGEGQFGEVHLCEVENPQDLVSLDIPLNVCKGHPLLVAVKILRPDATKNARNDFLKEVKIMSRLKDPNIIRLLGVCVQDDPLCMITDYMENGDLNQFLSAHQLEDKVAEGAPRDGEAAPGPTISYPMLLHVVAQIASGMRYLATLNFVHRDLATRNCLVGENFTIKIADFGMSRNLYAGDYYRVQGRAVLPIRWMAWECILMGKFTTASDVWAFGVTLWEVLMLCRAQPFGQLTDEQVIENAGEFFRDQGRQVYLSRPPACPLGLYELMLRCWSREPEQRPPFSQLHRFLAEDALNTV